A window of Mytilus trossulus isolate FHL-02 unplaced genomic scaffold, PNRI_Mtr1.1.1.hap1 h1tg000138l__unscaffolded, whole genome shotgun sequence contains these coding sequences:
- the LOC134700417 gene encoding uncharacterized protein LOC134700417 translates to MKKNNLFSKKQYGFIAGRSTGLQLLEVIDKWTEALDQGLDIDCIYTDFMKAFDKVPHKRLIAKIKNLGVHEDIVGWITSFLEDRKQKVVVNGEESDWANVTYIWDTPRISIRTTPICFIYKLSPRPSRF, encoded by the coding sequence ATGAAAAAGAACAACCTATTCTCTAAAAAGCAATATGGATTTATTGCAGGAAGGTCAACTGGTCTCCAATTATTAGAAGTGATTGATAAATGGACAGAGGCACTAGATCAAGGATTAGACATAGACTGCATTTATACAGACTTTATGAAGGCCTTTGATAAGGTACCACATAAAAGATTAAtagccaaaatcaaaaatctaggTGTTCATGAAGATATAGTAGGGTGGATAACGAGCTTTTTAGAAGACAGGAAACAAAAGGTCGTAGTGAATGGTGAAGAGTCAGACTGGGCTAACGTAACTTACATCTGGGATACCCCAAGGATCAGTATTAGGACCACtcctatttgttttatatataaattatctcCCAGACCAAGTAGATTCTGA